In Drosophila yakuba strain Tai18E2 chromosome X, Prin_Dyak_Tai18E2_2.1, whole genome shotgun sequence, a single genomic region encodes these proteins:
- the LOC26535402 gene encoding uncharacterized protein LOC26535402 isoform X5, translating to MDLRRNGADGAGAGAGTEDGAGAEAEAGVEVDSWPSWRRLRSSQATDCLALIIAGRHMELGVDHKAIHSTKGSASFPKCIAKDHHRHCFFHSVSLTV from the exons ATGGATCTCCGTCGCAATGGAgcagatggagctggagctggagctggaactgaagatggagctggagctgaagctgaagctggagtTGAAGTTGACTCCTGGCCAAGTTGGAGGCGGCTGCGCAGTAGTCAGGCCACTGATTGCCTTGCATTAATCATCGCGGGTCGGCACATGGAGCTGGGAGTGGATCACAAAGCCATACACTCGACGAAGGGAAGTGCTTCGTTTCCAAAATGTATCGCAAAAGATC ATCATAGGCATTGCTTTTTCCACAGTGTAAGCTTAACAGTTTAG
- the LOC26535402 gene encoding uncharacterized protein LOC26535402 isoform X3 — MDLRRNGADGAGAGAGTEDGAGAEAEAGVEVDSWPSWRRLRSSQATDCLALIIAGRHMELGVDHKAIHSTKGSASFPKCIAKDRKNAQIIGIAFSTV; from the exons ATGGATCTCCGTCGCAATGGAgcagatggagctggagctggagctggaactgaagatggagctggagctgaagctgaagctggagtTGAAGTTGACTCCTGGCCAAGTTGGAGGCGGCTGCGCAGTAGTCAGGCCACTGATTGCCTTGCATTAATCATCGCGGGTCGGCACATGGAGCTGGGAGTGGATCACAAAGCCATACACTCGACGAAGGGAAGTGCTTCGTTTCCAAAATGTATCGCAAAAGATCGTAA AAATGCACAGATCATAGGCATTGCTTTTTCCACAGTGTAA
- the LOC26535402 gene encoding uncharacterized protein LOC26535402 isoform X6 — translation MDLRRNGADGAGAGAGTEDGAGAEAEAGVEVDSWPSWRRLRSSQATDCLALIIAGRHMELGVDHKAIHSTKGSASFPKCIAKDQMHRS, via the exons ATGGATCTCCGTCGCAATGGAgcagatggagctggagctggagctggaactgaagatggagctggagctgaagctgaagctggagtTGAAGTTGACTCCTGGCCAAGTTGGAGGCGGCTGCGCAGTAGTCAGGCCACTGATTGCCTTGCATTAATCATCGCGGGTCGGCACATGGAGCTGGGAGTGGATCACAAAGCCATACACTCGACGAAGGGAAGTGCTTCGTTTCCAAAATGTATCGCAAAAGATC AAATGCACAGATCATAG
- the LOC26535402 gene encoding uncharacterized protein LOC26535402 isoform X4: MDLRRNGADGAGAGAGTEDGAGAEAEAGVEVDSWPSWRRLRSSQATDCLALIIAGRHMELGVDHKAIHSTKGSASFPKCIAKDLRCLYLSNNPYCLV; the protein is encoded by the exons ATGGATCTCCGTCGCAATGGAgcagatggagctggagctggagctggaactgaagatggagctggagctgaagctgaagctggagtTGAAGTTGACTCCTGGCCAAGTTGGAGGCGGCTGCGCAGTAGTCAGGCCACTGATTGCCTTGCATTAATCATCGCGGGTCGGCACATGGAGCTGGGAGTGGATCACAAAGCCATACACTCGACGAAGGGAAGTGCTTCGTTTCCAAAATGTATCGCAAAAGATC TTCGATGCCTTTATCTCTCTAACAATCCTTATTGCTTGGTGTAG